From the Cryptomeria japonica chromosome 2, Sugi_1.0, whole genome shotgun sequence genome, one window contains:
- the LOC131035394 gene encoding beta-D-xylosidase 4 — translation MKRIKPLGSVDPFSSSVMEYLVAMLVFIGLVLNGAVVVDSAPLFPCDPSSGLSLFPFCSTSLPVGQRAQDLIGRLTLTEKVGQLVNAASAIPRLGIPAYNWWSEALHGVSNVGPGTRFGGSVPGATSFPQVILTAASFNTTLWEAIGRVVSTEARAMYNVGLAGLTYWSPNVNIFRDPRWGRGQETPGEDPVVASKYASHYVRGLQETDGADPNRLKVAACCKHYTAYDVDNWNGVQRYTFDAQVTKQDLEDTFNPPFKSCVSDGKVASVMCSYNKVNGIPTCADKNLLSGTVRGDWNLNGYIVSDCDSVDVLYNQQHYTASPEDAVADTIKAGLDLDCGSFLGDHTEAAVKAGKVDESLVDKALVNTFTTLMRLGWFDGDPTKQPYGNLGPKDVCTAEHQELALDAARQGIVLLKNKGALPLAANKIKSLAVIGPNANGTRVMIGNYEGIPCKYTSPLDGLSKYAQTQFTPGCSNVACTGNDLLAGAVNTAKAADATVLIVGGDLSLEAEGLDRTSLLMPGYQQQLVSQVASASKGPVVLVIMSGGPFDITFAKDDDKIAGILWVGYPGQAGGAAIADVIFGQYNPGGRLPVTWYPQEFVKVAMTDMNMRPDASKGYPGRTYRFYEGKTVYMFGDGLSYTNFKHTLVQAPKLLTLPMGGKHACFHGSSNSSCKAVRITHTKCQNLLMEVHVDVKNVGPRDGSHVLFLFSTPPYKYNAPKKQLLGFRKIHVPTGVKRRVHFNVDVCKELSVVDKNGTRKLPVGSHLLHIGDLQHSVDLKITS, via the exons ATGAAGAGGATAAAACCGTTGGGCTCTGTAGATCCCTTTTCCTCTTCTGtaatggagtatttggtggctatGTTGGTTTTCATTGGCCTGGTTTTGAATGGAGCAGTAGTTGTGGACTCTGCCCCTCTTTTCCCCTGTGATCCTAGTAGTGGGCTGAGCTTGTTTCCCTTCTGTAGCACTTCTCTGCCTGTTGGGCAGAGAGCGCAGGATCTCATTGGGCGCCTCACATTGACGGAGAAAGTTGGGCAGCTTGTGAATGCAGCTAGTGCTATTCCAAGGCTGGGTATTCCAGCTTACAATTGGTGGTCTGAAGCCTTGCATGGAGTGTCAAATGTAGGCCCAGGGACTCGATTTGGGGGCAGCGTTCCAGGGGCTACCAGTTTTCCCCAAGTCATTCTTACTGCTGCTTCCTTCAATACTACTCTCTGGGAAGCCATTGGTCGG GTGGTGTCGACAGAAGCGCGGGCGATGTATAATGTGGGGCTGGCAGGGCTAACATACTGGAGCCCCAACGTAAACATATTCCGGGACCCCAGATGGGGAAGAGGGCAGGAGACTCCGGGAGAGGATCCCGTGGTGGCCAGCAAATATGCTTCACACTACGTCAGGGGATTGCAGGAAACAGACGGTGCAGACCCCAACAGACTCAAGGTCGCCGCCTGCTGTAAGCACTATACCGCCTATGACGTGGACAATTGGAACGGAGTTCAACGTTATACGTTCGACGCCCAG GTTACAAAGCAAGATTTGGAGGACACATTTAATCCGCCATTCAAGAGCTGCGTGTCGGATGGCAAAGTAGCGAGTGTGATGTGCTCTTACAACAAAGTAAACGGCATCCCAACCTGCGCCGACAAAAATCTCCTCTCTGGGACTGTGAGGGGCGACTGGAATTTGAACGG GTACATAGTCTCCGACTGCGATTCCGTTGATGTATTATACAATCAACAGCACTATACAGCCAGCCCTGAAGATGCAGTTGCTGACACCATTAAAGCAG GTTTGGATCTGGACTGTGGATCCTTCCTTGGGGACCACACAGAAGCAGCTGTGAAAGCAGGGAAAGTGGACGAGTCCCTGGTTGATAAAGCTTTGGTTAACACCTTTACAACATTGATGAGGCTTGGCTGGTTTGATGGGGATCCCACCAAGCAGCCATATGGAAACCTGGGACCGAAAGATGTGTGTACTGCGGAGCATCAAGAACTAGCTCTAGATGCCGCCAGGCAAGGGATAGTGCTTCTCAAGAATAAGGGTGCATTACCACTAGCCGCAAACAAGATTAAGTCCTTGGCTGTCATTGGGCCCAATGCAAATGGTACCAGGGTCATGATTGGCAACTATGAAG GTATTCCGTGCAAGTATACATCACCCCTTGATGGCCTCTCCAAATACGCACAAACTCAATTTACCCCAGGTTGCTCGAACGTGGCATGTACTGGGAATGATTTGTTGGCCGGGGCAGTCAATACAGCAAAAGCGGCAGATGCCACAGTGTTGATAGTAGGCGGTGACCTGTCATTGGAGGCCGAGGGGCTGGACAGAACAAGTTTGTTGATGCCTGGTTACCAACAGCAGCTGGTATCCCAGGTTGCAAGTGCATCAAAGGGTCCCGTAGTGCTTGTCATTATGTCAGGCGGTCCTTTCGATATAACATTTGCAAAGGATGATGATAAAATTGCAGGCATTCTTTGGGTGGGTTATCCAGGACAAGCAGGAGGAGCAGCCATTGCAGATGTAATTTTTGGACAATATAATCCAG GTGGGAGATTGCCTGTAACTTGGTACCCACAAGAGTTTGTTAAAGTTGCCATGACTGACATGAACATGAGGCCAGATGCATCCAAAGGATATCCTGGCCGAACTTACAGATTCTACGAGGGTAAAACTGTTTATATGTTTGGGGATGGTCTGAGTTACACAAACTTCAAACACACTCTAGTTCAGGCACCTAAGCTGCTTACTCTTCCCATGGGTGGTAAACATGCATGCTTCCATGGAAGCTCCAATTCTTCTTGTAAAGCTGTCAGAATAACACACACTAAATGTCAGAACTTGCTCATGGAGGTGCATGTTGATGTGAAGAATGTTGGCCCTAGAGATGGAAGCCATGTGTTATTCTTATTTTCTACACCACCGTACAAATACAATGCTCCTAAGAAGCAATTGCTTGGATTCAGAAAGATTCATGTCCCAACAGGAGTCAAGAGAAGAGTCCATTTCAATGTTGATGTATGCAAGGAGCTCAGTGTTGTTGATAAAAATGGCACTAGAAAGCTGCCAGTGGGTTCTCATCTTCTTCACATAGGTGATTTGCAACACTCTGTCGATCTTAAAATAACTAGCTAA